The Gossypium hirsutum isolate 1008001.06 chromosome D02, Gossypium_hirsutum_v2.1, whole genome shotgun sequence region attcaattttaaccgaAATTTGAACACCCATTGTCGTGAGAAGCCTGTAAAATAAACCCTCAACGGGTTGGTAAATCCATCAAAAGCCCAAATGCTTAAATGCTTAAAGAAATGATAGGTACACGGAGCAGAAGTATCGCATTGGATGCCCGAGAAGAAGAACGATGCAAAATTGTAAAGGAACCAAGTACTCCCACCTGTAATTGGGCATATCCTTAACTTTATGGCAACACAACTAAATTTGCACCCCAAATGTCTTAGTCATATTTACAGGTATGtatggaaagagaaaaaaaataaagagaaaacaaGCAAATACACAGATAAAGAGCAAGGAAAATCAGGACCACATTTGCAACACTATAATGCCGAAGTGTTTTTTTGTGCTTAGTTGAGCCAAAGCAAAATGCATTAATCTAATTAAGCTATTGGTGAGTAGAATGACCTAAAGAGTAATGACATCCCTCGAAAACGAACCTATCTTGCAAACTAGTACTATTTTCTATCTAGATAGATTGCTTCAGAAATCCGTGACCCTTGAATACTCATGTCGGACATAGCTATTACAGTCTTCAAATATGCAATAGATTAAAAAGCCTAATCATGGCCTTAAAGTTCTGTTTAAAGAATAAGATGCATGTTGCTGATGGTTTTCAACATTCAACAAAAGGATGAGTTACAAATATAAGCGTAGTCTATGAAAATAGCAACTAGAGGAGGCTTGAATTACAAATATAAGGTATATTTTTTTGTTCCAAAAATTTAAATGCTAGTATACTACGGATTTTCCATATGAGAAAAGCCAGGGACTGAAGGAAATAGAGTCTAGAATTACTGGCTTTAGATGCCGAATTTCCTTAAGCTATTGCATTAGGATTCATTGGGTGACTTGGAATCATCCGCAGGAGGAACTGGAGGAGAAGAGTTCTCTGCACCCATCTCTGCTTTGAGATCATTGATGCTTTGTTCTAGCTCATCTATCCTGCTGCCCATCTCATCGAGTTCATCGAAGTCAAGGAAATAAAGAAAATGTTTACAGGTGGAATgcagttttattttgtttggaacagaaatatatatgttaaatttttcTAACACTATTATGTATTTGGAAAGTCCTCGGAGGATCATATCCCAAACCCATGCTCGGGTAGGCATTGGATAAGGATGTCTAACATGGGTCttcaata contains the following coding sequences:
- the LOC121202998 gene encoding heat shock factor-binding protein — its product is MDGNDSVDSKQDTTDMALFVQNLLQQMQSRFQTMSDSIITKIDEMGSRIDELEQSINDLKAEMGAENSSPPVPPADDSKSPNES